CCAGGCCCGACTGCTACAAACGGATGCGCACCACATTCCGCTGCTCACCTACAAAGCCGATTTCAAGGCGGTGGCTGTGGTGGTGGCCAAGTCCAGCTACAAGACGCCGAAGGATCTTCGCGGCACCACGACCATTGGCCTCAGCACCACCTCGCTCGTCACGCTCTGGGGGCAGCACTGGCTCAAGAGCCAGGGACTCTCCCAGGTGCCCGTGCGCTATGTGAGCGCAGCGGACAGTGTGGCCCAGCTGCTGCTGGCGGGCGAGGGCAGCGCGGGCTTCGTGTCTCTGGCCAACTTCCAGAAACTGCCGCCGGATGTGCAAGGGGCCCTGAGGCTGCTGGCGGAAAGCCCCGCCATGCTGGGACGCGTCTATCTGCTGGATCAGGGTCAGGCGGCGAAGAAGGACCGGATCCTGAAGGAGCTTTGGGCCTTCGCGGAGTCCGAAGCCGGTCGGCAA
This sequence is a window from Geothrix sp. PMB-07. Protein-coding genes within it:
- a CDS encoding phosphate/phosphite/phosphonate ABC transporter substrate-binding protein produces the protein MNRIWFRCLRLVGLAFLVALGAGAQTTAGPFRLGIAPHTSTRVILEMYQPLRAHLEKALGMPVEVQTAPDFTEFARRALHHEYDLVVTTGHQARLLQTDAHHIPLLTYKADFKAVAVVVAKSSYKTPKDLRGTTTIGLSTTSLVTLWGQHWLKSQGLSQVPVRYVSAADSVAQLLLAGEGSAGFVSLANFQKLPPDVQGALRLLAESPAMLGRVYLLDQGQAAKKDRILKELWAFAESEAGRQYLEKNKLEGYRPLKKRELESMDPYAAEVRQTLQQK